In a single window of the Papaver somniferum cultivar HN1 chromosome 8, ASM357369v1, whole genome shotgun sequence genome:
- the LOC113305333 gene encoding zinc finger BED domain-containing protein RICESLEEPER 2-like, translated as MSVEEYHDDVMSEEDITVVESMTIQEHASKKRKFTSKVWNDFDWSRDKDGKEKATCKHCGQEYAYDSQKGGTSTMSRHLKKCPRLKMQDVGQLLLSTNNGELATRARKIDQSKFRDLVARLIIGKNLPFNCVEWTEFRELCSYLNVDVETISRNTTRSDILKMHKFQKEVIRKKLQCAPGKICLTSDMWTSVNTTGYISLTVHFVDQDWVLQKFLLNFSPLPPPHTGQALSNKLFLMLNDWGIEGKVTSITLDNSASNTSCVKIMKSRFIARNVMSDTGKRNFHIRCCANIINLIVRDGLTKIDPAVIKIRLAVKYLKGSQRRKQNFLDTVSDLGMSVKMGVRQDVKTRWNSTYLMLQSCISYEKVFTHLRLVDPDYAESPNGEEWEQIKVVTKFLKVFYDLTTLFSGNKYPTSNFYFDRVCQIKVLLDQETTNDIEFIRNMAKKMQENFSKYWKKLSPILAMAVVLDPRLKFEFVEFTLEKVYPVERETKKEVDIIRKRMAALYKEYHTASTLRGSTTNETQNSVTVNGGNYGRNGSAFMQVIFL; from the coding sequence ATGTCAGTTGAAGAATACCATGACgatgtcatgagtgaagaggataTCACAGTAGTAGAGTCGATGACAATTCAAGAGCatgcttcaaagaaaaggaaatttaCATCAAAAGTATGGAATGATTTTGATTGGTCACGAGACAAAGATGGTAAAGAAAAGGCTACGTGCAAGCATTGTGGGCAGGAATATGCTTATGACAGTCAGAAAGGAGGAACATCAACTATGTCAAGGCATTTAAAGAAGTGCCCTAGACTGAAGATGCAAGATGTGGGGCAACTTTTGTTATCTACAAATAATGGAGAACTGGCTACTCGTGCACGCAAAATAGATCAATCAAAGTTTCGGGATTTAGTTGCAAGACTAATTATTGGTAAAAATCTCCCCTTTAATTGTGTAGAATGGActgaatttagggagttatgtagTTATCTGAATGTCGATGTTGAAACCATATCAAGGAATACTACAAGGTCTGATATTCTTAAAATGCATAAGTTccaaaaagaagttattcgcaagAAATTACAATGTGCTCCAGGTAAAAtatgtctaacatcagacatgtggaccTCCGTCAACACCACTGGATACATAAGTTTAACAGtacactttgttgatcaagattggGTATTGCAGaagtttcttttaaatttttctccactgccaccaccccaTACTGGTCAAGCACTTTCAAATAAGTTATTTCTGATGTTAAATGATTGGGGAATTGAAGGAAAAGTAACCAGCATCACTTTGGATAACTCTGCATCAAATACTTCATGTGTTAAGATAATGAAGAGTCGATTCATTGCAAGGAATGTTATGTCGGATACTGGGAaaagaaactttcatataaggtgTTGTGCTAACATAATAAATCTTATTGTAAGAGATGGACTGACAAAGATTGATCCAGCAGTAATCAAGATAAGGTTAGCAGTGAAGTACCTTAAAGGTtcacaaagaagaaaacaaaatttcttGGATACTGTCAGCGATTTAGGAATGTCAGTAAAGATGGGTGTTCGACAAGATGTTAAGACAAGATGGAATTCTACTTATCTTATGTTGCAAAGTTGTATTTCGTATGAAAAAGTCTTCACTCATTTGAGGTTGGTGGACCCTGACTATGCAGAGTCTCCTAATGGGGAAGAATGGGAGCAAATCAAAGTGGTCACGAAGTTTCTCAAGGTTTTTTATGACCTCACGACTCTATTCTCTGGAAACAAGTATCCTActtctaatttttattttgataggGTTTGTCAGATTAAAGTATTATTAGATCAAGAGACAACTAATGACATTGAGTTCATCAGAAACATGGCGAAGAAAATGCAAGAAAATTTTTCCAAGTATTGGAAAAAATTGAGTCCAATATTGGCAATGGCAGTTGTTTTAGACCCTCGATTGAAGTTTGAATTTGTAGAGTTTACTTTAGAAAAGGTGTATCCTGTTGAGCGTGAAACGAAGAAGGAAGTTGATATTATTAGAAAAAGGATGGCGGCACTCTATAAAGAGTATCATACGGCGTCAACTTTAAGAGGTTCGACAACCAATGAAACTCAGAATTCGGTAACTGTAAATGGTGGGAATTATGGACGCAATGGAAGTGCTTTTATGCAGGTGATATTTCTTTAA